One region of Tumebacillus amylolyticus genomic DNA includes:
- a CDS encoding helix-turn-helix transcriptional regulator, translating into MREGRTPVPLLILGLLCSEDLHPYEVAQILKERSMERVVKLNIGTIYYNFEMLLKRGDIAVKEVVHDSRRPDKTVYRITEQGRERFQELLKKQFENETTQYHPLYPALLLARYGEEAVIRKSLLKRRKQLAKQMDHLSQEMSRTDDHAHWSLVHILKNGWLHYQTELEWLDAFLQELDEKRI; encoded by the coding sequence GTGAGAGAAGGACGAACTCCGGTACCGCTGTTGATCCTCGGCCTGCTATGCTCCGAGGACCTGCACCCCTACGAAGTGGCGCAGATTCTCAAGGAGCGGTCGATGGAGCGGGTGGTCAAGCTCAACATCGGGACGATCTACTACAACTTCGAGATGTTGCTCAAACGGGGCGACATCGCGGTGAAGGAAGTCGTCCATGACAGCCGTCGTCCGGACAAAACCGTCTACCGCATCACCGAGCAAGGACGGGAACGCTTTCAAGAGCTGTTGAAAAAGCAGTTCGAGAATGAAACCACGCAGTACCACCCGCTGTATCCGGCGCTGTTGCTGGCGCGATACGGGGAGGAAGCGGTGATCCGCAAATCCCTGCTCAAACGCCGCAAACAGCTCGCCAAGCAGATGGACCATCTGTCTCAGGAGATGTCCCGCACGGACGACCACGCCCATTGGAGCCTGGTCCACATCTTGAAAAACGGATGGTTGCACTACCAAACGGAGTTGGAATGGCTGGACGCTTTTTTGCAAGAACTGGACGAGAAACGCATCTAA
- a CDS encoding efflux RND transporter permease subunit — MNFLTRISLKNPVAIFILSFLLIVGGLFSFQTLKVDLLPNIEFPQLSISAVYPGASPEDVERQVTSVLEKQLKTVSGLDKMSSQSFESMALIQLEFPIGTQMDDVTQQVETLMRNAQLPEKVEPEVQRFSFGSFPVLNAAVFAKNGQNAQAVLEDIQPELEKIPGVNSVSIGGTETQLVNIQVNKAEALKHGLMLSKIQETIKGKFLSMPAGSVVNDSILIPIRVDQKIATMAELENLKLDVPTATAAPMGAGAPAPVLLKDIATIQTQTSRPEITRFNDKDAIALALTKKQDANTVNVVDQAYTVLDKYNDKIDYSIVFDQADGIKKSVSSLIREGLLGALFASLAVLLFLRNIRATIIAVLSIPLSLLVSSIFLAQANITLNIMTLGGMAVAVGRVVDDSIVVIENIFRRIKHNPELLDKKQLTLAATSEMLKAITSSTLTTIVVFLPLGFVGGITGEFFLPFALTIVFALIASLIVSITLTPVLANFSFSKLKHEEREGALQAWYGRVIEASLRKKWLVFVICIPLLLGSFALAGKLGFVFLPNEKQKTIIANVALPASTVIDKTNEVSLDVEKMLRDRKDTIKSVFAGIGSRDFQTGLKKENTFQYYISLNETADTTAEVKALNENIKAIVNKTSDKATITVQEMSSGGPPSNNNVDIDLYSNDQSKLLEASQLVQDQLKKHSELSYIKSNMQEMQTQWVIKIDNDKATAAGVSGYTVLGLTADQTRPVSIGTLELDGQDRSVQLSYDKPLASKSELEDLTLFGTKGIVKLKDIATVEQVSTVSAIQKNDGKIFARVSATVEGTNVQQVSTDVQNDVKNNVKLPDGVSLTAGGGSDETTKTFQQLGLAMGIAVGLVYLVMLFTFGQARIPFVILTSLLFVPTGALIGLYLTGEPVSISAMIGVLMLIGIVVTNAIVLVDRVGQNRDEGMPIRQALIEAGKTRLRPIIMTAFATICALLPLAFTAAEGNLISRGLAVVVIGGLTTATLLTLVIVPVMYELFFRRQHKKETQQAQA; from the coding sequence ATGAACTTTTTGACCCGCATTTCGTTGAAGAATCCTGTGGCGATCTTCATACTTTCGTTTTTGTTGATCGTGGGCGGGCTCTTCTCATTCCAGACGCTCAAGGTCGATTTGTTGCCGAACATCGAGTTTCCGCAATTGTCGATTTCAGCCGTCTATCCGGGCGCTTCGCCGGAAGATGTGGAGCGGCAAGTCACCAGCGTTCTTGAAAAGCAATTGAAGACTGTGAGCGGACTCGACAAGATGTCCTCGCAATCGTTTGAATCGATGGCGTTGATTCAATTGGAGTTCCCGATCGGGACCCAAATGGACGATGTCACGCAACAGGTGGAGACCCTCATGCGCAACGCGCAGTTGCCGGAGAAGGTCGAGCCGGAGGTGCAGCGGTTCTCGTTCGGCTCGTTCCCGGTGCTCAATGCAGCGGTTTTTGCCAAGAACGGGCAGAATGCACAAGCTGTGCTTGAAGACATCCAGCCGGAGCTCGAGAAGATTCCGGGTGTGAACTCGGTTTCGATTGGCGGGACGGAAACGCAACTCGTCAACATTCAAGTCAACAAGGCGGAGGCTTTGAAGCACGGCCTCATGCTCTCGAAGATTCAAGAGACGATCAAAGGCAAGTTCCTTTCCATGCCGGCCGGGTCGGTGGTCAATGACTCGATCCTGATCCCGATTCGCGTGGATCAAAAAATCGCCACGATGGCGGAACTTGAGAATTTGAAACTCGATGTCCCGACGGCGACGGCAGCTCCGATGGGCGCAGGTGCTCCCGCCCCCGTCTTGCTCAAAGACATCGCCACCATCCAAACGCAGACCTCCCGTCCGGAGATCACGCGTTTCAATGACAAAGACGCCATCGCGCTTGCATTAACCAAAAAGCAAGATGCGAACACCGTCAACGTCGTCGATCAGGCCTATACGGTCCTCGACAAGTACAACGACAAAATCGACTACTCCATCGTATTCGACCAAGCAGACGGCATCAAAAAATCGGTCTCTTCGCTGATCCGTGAAGGACTCCTCGGAGCCCTGTTCGCATCGCTCGCCGTCTTGCTGTTCCTGCGCAACATTCGCGCGACGATCATCGCCGTGCTCTCGATTCCGCTGTCTCTCTTGGTGTCCTCGATCTTCCTCGCCCAAGCGAACATCACCTTGAACATCATGACGCTTGGCGGCATGGCGGTCGCGGTCGGGCGGGTCGTCGACGACTCCATCGTCGTCATCGAGAACATCTTCCGCCGCATCAAGCACAACCCGGAACTTCTCGATAAAAAACAACTCACCCTCGCCGCAACCAGCGAAATGCTCAAAGCGATCACCTCGTCGACGCTGACGACGATCGTTGTGTTCCTTCCGCTCGGATTCGTCGGCGGCATCACCGGCGAGTTTTTCCTGCCGTTTGCGCTGACCATCGTCTTCGCTCTGATCGCGTCGCTGATCGTCTCGATCACGCTGACTCCGGTGCTGGCGAACTTCTCGTTCTCCAAACTCAAGCATGAAGAGCGCGAAGGCGCCCTCCAAGCCTGGTACGGTCGCGTCATCGAAGCCTCGCTTCGCAAAAAATGGCTCGTCTTCGTCATCTGCATCCCGCTTCTCCTCGGCTCCTTCGCACTGGCCGGCAAACTCGGTTTCGTGTTCCTGCCCAACGAGAAGCAAAAAACGATCATCGCAAACGTCGCCCTGCCGGCTTCCACCGTCATCGACAAGACCAACGAAGTCTCGCTCGACGTGGAAAAAATGCTCCGCGATCGCAAAGACACGATCAAAAGCGTCTTCGCAGGCATCGGCTCCCGCGACTTCCAAACCGGCTTGAAAAAGGAAAACACGTTCCAATACTACATCTCGCTGAACGAAACGGCAGACACCACCGCCGAAGTCAAAGCGCTCAACGAGAACATCAAAGCGATCGTCAACAAAACGTCAGACAAAGCGACGATCACCGTCCAAGAGATGTCCTCCGGCGGTCCGCCGTCGAACAACAACGTGGACATCGACCTCTACTCCAACGACCAAAGCAAACTGCTTGAAGCCTCCCAGTTGGTTCAAGATCAACTCAAGAAACACTCGGAACTCAGCTACATCAAGTCCAACATGCAAGAGATGCAAACCCAATGGGTCATCAAAATCGACAACGACAAAGCGACGGCCGCCGGCGTTTCCGGCTACACGGTCCTCGGCCTCACCGCCGACCAGACCCGACCGGTCTCCATCGGCACGCTGGAACTCGACGGTCAGGACCGCTCGGTCCAACTGTCCTACGACAAACCGCTCGCCTCGAAGTCGGAACTCGAAGACCTCACCCTGTTTGGCACCAAAGGCATCGTGAAACTCAAAGACATCGCCACGGTTGAGCAAGTCAGCACCGTCTCGGCGATTCAGAAAAACGACGGCAAAATTTTCGCCCGCGTCTCGGCGACCGTCGAAGGAACCAATGTCCAACAAGTCTCCACCGATGTGCAAAATGACGTCAAAAACAACGTCAAGCTCCCCGACGGCGTCTCGCTGACGGCGGGCGGCGGCTCTGACGAAACGACGAAGACGTTCCAACAACTCGGCCTCGCGATGGGCATCGCGGTCGGTCTCGTCTACCTCGTCATGCTGTTCACATTCGGCCAAGCACGAATTCCGTTCGTCATCTTGACCTCGCTGCTGTTCGTCCCGACGGGGGCCCTGATCGGTCTCTACTTGACGGGCGAGCCGGTCTCGATCTCCGCGATGATCGGTGTGCTGATGCTGATCGGGATCGTCGTCACCAACGCCATCGTTCTCGTCGACCGCGTGGGTCAGAACCGCGACGAAGGCATGCCGATTCGCCAAGCGCTGATCGAAGCGGGCAAGACTCGTCTGCGCCCGATCATCATGACGGCGTTTGCCACGATCTGCGCGTTGCTCCCGCTGGCGTTCACCGCGGCAGAAGGCAACTTGATCTCGCGCGGTCTCGCGGTCGTCGTCATCGGCGGTTTGACCACGGCGACCCTGCTGACCTTGGTCATCGTGCCGGTGATGTACGAACTGTTCTTCCGCCGTCAACACAAGAAAGAAACCCAACAAGCTCAAGCGTAA
- a CDS encoding PadR family transcriptional regulator yields the protein MALRYAVLGLLSKEPLTGYDLAQKFQTNISHFWNAHHTQIYRELQKLEKEALVSYHLVEQHDRPDKKVYSLTDDGLRELLGWMAEAPKPPSMKNENLLRVSLFHLIPSQQAIQYLEASRESHVQILEAMKKWGTQHLGSPELPPSRDLIGETLTLDFGMRFIQTWIDWCDQAIRMFRSLPE from the coding sequence ATGGCTCTACGATACGCAGTGCTCGGCTTGCTGTCCAAGGAACCTCTGACAGGCTACGACTTGGCACAAAAGTTCCAAACGAACATCTCTCATTTCTGGAACGCGCACCACACCCAAATCTACCGCGAACTGCAGAAACTGGAGAAAGAAGCGCTCGTCTCCTACCACCTCGTCGAACAACACGACCGCCCGGACAAAAAAGTCTACTCCCTGACCGACGACGGACTTCGCGAACTGCTCGGCTGGATGGCCGAAGCCCCCAAACCGCCCTCCATGAAAAATGAAAACCTGCTTCGCGTCTCCCTGTTCCATCTCATCCCGTCCCAACAGGCGATTCAATACCTCGAAGCCTCACGCGAAAGCCACGTCCAAATTCTCGAAGCAATGAAAAAATGGGGCACCCAACATCTTGGGAGCCCCGAACTTCCGCCCAGCCGCGACCTGATCGGAGAGACCCTGACGCTCGACTTCGGCATGCGCTTCATCCAGACGTGGATTGACTGGTGTGACCAAGCAATCCGCATGTTCCGCTCTCTCCCCGAATAG
- a CDS encoding YjbE family putative metal transport protein: MQQLFLALEILLVSAILSVDNALVIGLATRHLPSNLRQKAIFWGTMGAVGLRIVLSLVAVILLSTPYLKLIGGLFLLYIAFKMLGDHQQMKDMRRGGGLLHAVYVIVIADLVVSVDNVLAIVGISKGNMWLLLFGIAVSIPCILWGSGLIVRLLTRYPWLMYAGVAVLTWTGCTMILEEKVVASFVEPLSLPAYSFHLVSVIATSLAGFWTSRRIAA; the protein is encoded by the coding sequence GTGCAACAATTGTTTCTTGCCTTGGAAATTTTGCTGGTCTCGGCCATTTTATCGGTGGACAACGCGCTGGTGATCGGCTTGGCGACCCGCCATCTCCCAAGCAATCTGCGTCAGAAGGCGATCTTCTGGGGCACGATGGGAGCGGTCGGCTTGCGTATCGTGTTGTCGCTCGTCGCTGTGATCTTGCTTAGCACACCGTATTTGAAATTGATCGGCGGTCTCTTCCTGCTCTATATTGCATTCAAGATGCTCGGCGACCACCAACAGATGAAAGACATGCGCCGGGGCGGCGGTTTGCTCCACGCGGTGTACGTCATCGTGATCGCCGATTTGGTCGTATCGGTGGACAACGTGCTGGCGATCGTCGGGATTTCCAAGGGCAACATGTGGCTCTTGCTGTTTGGCATCGCCGTCTCGATCCCGTGCATCCTCTGGGGCAGCGGGCTGATTGTCCGCTTGCTCACACGCTACCCGTGGCTGATGTACGCCGGGGTCGCCGTGTTGACCTGGACCGGATGCACGATGATCTTGGAGGAGAAAGTCGTCGCGTCCTTCGTCGAACCGCTGTCGTTGCCGGCCTACAGCTTCCACTTGGTCTCGGTCATTGCGACTTCGCTCGCCGGTTTCTGGACATCGAGACGCATCGCCGCTTAA
- a CDS encoding 4Fe-4S binding protein, producing the protein MNLRKNIGWWIVGLFFIVPYLNLFRLDIQGGHYYWMTKRLSFDQPLPLLLTILLLVFLVIGLSTFRARLFCSTLCPHNTVSKALRALEKRRLDKPVAVVLTPLIAFTLISYFDEPRLALHGILYGQSPMALAFFVVLCLFLGSLLWKLRSKFCQNVCPYGFLQHLFTPDNPTRVAKIGVATLLLLLAVAMTVAALSTSASEVSFKQVSRVETGSTITYVYNLGLTNNNATTAEHFTIKFAPDAPQPIGLDVHDAIEVGPGATKVVTFALRTARLVTVQFEVCTEHEGTCKPFNVTLSN; encoded by the coding sequence GTGAACTTGCGCAAGAACATCGGTTGGTGGATCGTTGGACTTTTTTTCATCGTTCCGTATCTGAATTTGTTTCGATTGGACATTCAAGGTGGACACTATTATTGGATGACGAAGCGCTTGTCGTTTGACCAGCCGTTGCCGCTGCTCTTGACGATTTTGCTGCTCGTCTTTCTGGTCATAGGTCTGTCTACGTTTCGGGCGCGGTTGTTCTGCTCGACGCTCTGTCCGCACAACACCGTTTCAAAAGCGTTGCGTGCGCTGGAAAAACGCCGTCTCGACAAGCCCGTTGCCGTCGTGTTGACGCCGTTGATCGCGTTTACGCTGATCTCGTACTTCGATGAACCGCGCTTGGCTCTGCATGGAATTCTGTACGGTCAGTCGCCGATGGCGCTGGCGTTTTTTGTGGTGCTGTGTTTGTTTTTAGGGTCGTTGTTGTGGAAGTTGCGCTCGAAGTTTTGTCAGAATGTCTGTCCGTATGGTTTTCTTCAACATCTGTTCACGCCGGACAACCCAACGCGGGTCGCGAAGATTGGAGTTGCAACGCTGCTCCTCCTCCTCGCTGTGGCGATGACCGTCGCGGCGTTGTCCACGTCTGCGTCGGAAGTCTCGTTCAAGCAAGTGTCCCGTGTCGAGACCGGCTCGACGATCACCTACGTCTACAACCTCGGCCTGACCAACAACAACGCAACGACCGCGGAGCACTTCACAATAAAATTCGCACCGGACGCTCCACAACCGATCGGCCTCGACGTACACGATGCGATCGAAGTGGGTCCCGGTGCGACGAAGGTCGTGACGTTCGCGTTGCGCACAGCCCGACTCGTCACGGTGCAATTTGAAGTTTGCACCGAGCATGAGGGAACTTGCAAGCCGTTCAACGTCACCCTGTCCAATTAA
- a CDS encoding DUF1292 domain-containing protein — translation MIRDVIVVQDAKGQELEYGVEALLEMNDQSYVLLVNEEDTLLMKVEGEGEQQELVGIPEPYVLESLLDAYSIAVEAAPAEGEE, via the coding sequence ATGATACGTGATGTGATCGTGGTACAGGACGCCAAAGGTCAAGAGTTGGAGTACGGGGTGGAAGCGCTCTTGGAAATGAACGACCAAAGTTATGTACTGCTCGTCAACGAGGAAGACACGCTGCTCATGAAGGTCGAAGGAGAAGGCGAGCAACAAGAACTCGTCGGCATCCCGGAACCGTATGTGCTGGAATCCTTGCTCGATGCCTACTCCATCGCCGTCGAAGCGGCCCCGGCAGAGGGCGAAGAGTAA
- a CDS encoding isoprenylcysteine carboxyl methyltransferase family protein produces the protein MVTWFLLIFSFVLAERFLELAVARRNAHYMRAIGGFEVGAEHYRWIVLLHATFFVSLVAEVLERERLDQPPYLLPFSLFLLAQVLRVWILSSLGKFWNTRIFVLPGSEPVRRGPYRFMKHPNYTVVAVELLTLPLAFGAPITALVFSLLNAIVLRVRIQAEERALAEVTAYGEQMGNLPRFHPFGKR, from the coding sequence ATGGTGACTTGGTTTCTGTTGATCTTCTCCTTCGTCCTCGCCGAGCGTTTCCTCGAACTCGCCGTCGCCCGCCGCAACGCGCATTACATGCGGGCGATTGGTGGATTTGAAGTGGGCGCTGAACATTACCGATGGATCGTGCTGTTGCATGCGACGTTTTTTGTCTCCCTGGTCGCAGAGGTGTTGGAACGAGAGCGGCTGGACCAACCGCCGTACCTCTTGCCGTTCTCTCTGTTCCTCCTCGCCCAAGTGTTGCGCGTGTGGATTCTGAGTTCGCTCGGGAAGTTCTGGAACACGCGGATCTTCGTCCTGCCCGGCAGTGAACCGGTGCGGCGCGGTCCCTACCGATTCATGAAACACCCGAACTACACGGTGGTCGCCGTCGAATTGCTCACGCTGCCGCTCGCGTTTGGAGCACCGATCACCGCGCTGGTGTTCTCGCTCTTGAACGCAATCGTTCTGCGGGTACGCATCCAAGCCGAAGAACGCGCCTTGGCGGAAGTCACCGCATACGGCGAACAGATGGGCAACCTCCCGCGCTTTCACCCGTTTGGCAAGCGTTGA
- a CDS encoding 3-oxoacyl-[acyl-carrier-protein] synthase III C-terminal domain-containing protein, translating to MPVIAGIGTAVPEHLITQDQCREFARRLFGDAFRDIDRLLAVFESAQIERRHFATPMEWFEHPHSFADKNALYITHAVQLAESAISQCLQNANLAPEDIDHLVFVSSTGLATPSLDAHLFNALGLRPNLKRTPIWGLGCAGGTAGIARGYDFALAHPQEKVLVCALELCGLTFLHGDRSKSNLIATSLFADGCAAVLLLGDEAAKKHPALTEGAPRVLGSHSTIWPDTMDIMGWDVQEEGLKVIFSKDIPSIVESKIRPQIETFLHEKGLGRADLTRFIAHPGGMKVLQAYQEALQLPDEMLRHSRDILRTHGNMSSCTVLFVLAQELQDSHQPGEHGLVLSLGPGFSCEQVVLQW from the coding sequence GTGCCAGTCATCGCCGGAATCGGAACCGCTGTTCCTGAACATCTCATCACCCAAGACCAATGCCGGGAGTTCGCCCGCCGCTTGTTTGGCGATGCGTTTCGCGATATCGACCGCTTGCTTGCCGTCTTTGAATCGGCTCAGATCGAACGTCGCCACTTTGCCACACCGATGGAGTGGTTCGAACATCCGCACTCCTTCGCTGACAAAAACGCACTCTACATCACCCACGCCGTCCAACTCGCCGAGAGCGCCATCTCCCAATGTCTGCAAAACGCCAACCTCGCCCCGGAGGACATCGACCATCTCGTGTTCGTCTCCTCCACCGGTCTCGCAACTCCAAGTCTCGACGCTCACCTCTTCAACGCACTCGGGTTGCGTCCCAACCTCAAGCGTACACCGATTTGGGGTCTTGGTTGTGCAGGCGGCACGGCAGGTATCGCCCGCGGCTACGATTTCGCCCTCGCACATCCGCAAGAAAAAGTGCTGGTCTGCGCCCTCGAACTGTGCGGGTTGACGTTCCTGCACGGCGACCGTTCGAAAAGCAACCTCATCGCCACTTCCCTGTTCGCCGACGGTTGTGCCGCCGTCCTGCTCCTCGGTGACGAAGCAGCCAAAAAACACCCTGCCCTCACGGAGGGTGCGCCCCGCGTGCTCGGCTCGCACTCGACGATCTGGCCCGACACGATGGACATTATGGGCTGGGATGTGCAAGAGGAAGGTCTGAAAGTGATTTTTTCCAAAGACATCCCCTCGATCGTCGAATCGAAAATTCGCCCACAGATCGAGACGTTCCTTCACGAAAAGGGGCTCGGCCGCGCAGACCTCACGAGGTTCATCGCGCACCCCGGCGGCATGAAAGTTTTGCAAGCGTACCAAGAAGCACTGCAATTGCCGGACGAGATGCTCCGCCACTCGCGCGACATCTTGCGCACGCACGGCAACATGTCGTCGTGCACCGTCCTGTTCGTGCTCGCTCAAGAACTGCAAGATTCCCATCAACCCGGAGAGCACGGCCTCGTTCTCTCTCTTGGCCCCGGCTTCTCCTGTGAGCAGGTGGTTCTCCAATGGTGA
- the rpsR gene encoding 30S ribosomal protein S18, which translates to MAEQREQREHREPRGGFNKKRRGKRRKVCNFCVDKVNHIDYKDIGRLGRYVSERGKILPRRITGNCAAHQRAVTVAIKNSRVVALMPYTTEV; encoded by the coding sequence ATGGCTGAACAACGTGAACAACGTGAACATCGTGAACCGCGCGGCGGTTTTAACAAAAAGCGTCGCGGCAAGCGCCGCAAAGTCTGCAACTTCTGCGTAGACAAAGTGAACCACATTGACTACAAAGACATCGGTCGTCTCGGCCGTTACGTTTCCGAGCGTGGCAAAATTCTGCCGCGCCGCATCACCGGCAACTGCGCAGCTCACCAGCGCGCTGTGACCGTCGCGATCAAGAACTCCCGCGTCGTCGCACTGATGCCGTACACCACCGAAGTCTAA
- the rpsF gene encoding 30S ribosomal protein S6 → MRAYETMLVLKADLEEAARDAAIEKYEGVVAKEGGTVLPTTKLGKRRLAYEINKNREGFYALLNFEANTTTPAELERLLKIDENVLRYLTTVKEQ, encoded by the coding sequence ATGAGAGCCTATGAAACTATGCTGGTCCTGAAAGCGGACCTCGAAGAAGCTGCTCGCGATGCAGCGATCGAGAAATACGAAGGCGTCGTTGCGAAGGAAGGCGGCACTGTTCTTCCGACCACGAAGCTTGGTAAGCGTCGTCTCGCATACGAGATCAACAAGAACCGTGAAGGGTTCTACGCTTTGCTGAACTTCGAAGCGAACACCACGACTCCGGCTGAACTTGAGCGCCTGCTCAAGATCGACGAAAACGTGCTTCGCTACCTGACCACCGTCAAAGAACAGTAA
- a CDS encoding isopenicillin N synthase family dioxygenase codes for MSKTTIRTLNLKNFTHGNSEERARFAEEFTAGLMDCGFIILEGHGIDPNLIGKNYTNIEALFGQDLETKSKYGNISGGQRGYTGFGKEHAKNRKVGDLKEFWHVGQELPKGHALYEDYPENVWPEQIPTFRKDSLSFYRELERVARNMLEALAIQFDLRQNFFSDMIHEGNSVLRMIHYPALEPHMDPEAVRAAEHEDINLITLLCSATASGLELLTRDGEWLPIEAEENQIIVDAGDMLSRITNEVIPATTHRVVNPKGENTSRYSMPFFVHPYSSCVLDVIPSCVTEENPQKYPAITAGDFLYQRLVEIGLIKK; via the coding sequence ATGAGCAAGACGACGATCCGTACCTTGAATTTGAAGAATTTCACCCATGGTAACAGTGAAGAACGTGCCCGCTTTGCAGAGGAGTTTACTGCCGGTCTGATGGACTGCGGCTTTATCATCCTCGAAGGCCACGGGATCGACCCGAACCTGATTGGCAAGAATTACACCAACATCGAAGCACTCTTCGGTCAAGATCTGGAAACCAAGAGCAAGTACGGCAACATCTCCGGCGGCCAGCGCGGATACACCGGATTTGGCAAAGAACATGCGAAGAACCGCAAAGTCGGCGACCTCAAGGAATTCTGGCACGTCGGACAAGAGTTGCCGAAGGGCCATGCACTCTATGAAGACTATCCGGAGAACGTCTGGCCGGAGCAGATCCCGACCTTCCGCAAAGACTCGCTGTCGTTCTACCGTGAATTGGAGCGCGTCGCACGCAACATGCTGGAAGCGCTGGCGATTCAATTCGATCTGCGCCAAAACTTCTTCTCCGACATGATTCACGAAGGCAACTCCGTGCTGCGTATGATCCACTACCCGGCGCTTGAGCCGCACATGGACCCGGAAGCCGTTCGTGCCGCCGAGCATGAAGACATCAACTTGATCACCCTGCTCTGCTCTGCGACCGCATCCGGTCTGGAACTGCTGACCCGCGACGGCGAATGGTTGCCGATTGAAGCAGAGGAAAACCAAATCATCGTCGATGCAGGGGACATGCTCTCCCGCATCACCAACGAAGTCATCCCGGCGACCACGCACCGCGTTGTCAACCCGAAAGGCGAGAACACCTCTCGCTACTCGATGCCGTTCTTCGTCCATCCGTACTCTTCCTGTGTGCTCGACGTCATCCCGTCCTGCGTCACCGAAGAAAACCCGCAAAAATACCCGGCCATCACCGCAGGCGACTTCCTGTACCAACGCCTCGTGGAAATCGGCCTGATCAAAAAGTAG
- a CDS encoding DUF4176 domain-containing protein, protein MTQQVETDYLPLGTIVRLHKGTKRLMIYGRCLQKEETHEEFDYVGVPYPEGYLNPEKTFVFNHSAIEEVIHLGFVDEEEVIAQEMFQRHRKLIIEVEA, encoded by the coding sequence ATGACTCAACAAGTAGAAACCGATTACCTTCCGCTTGGAACCATCGTTCGGTTGCACAAAGGCACAAAGCGACTGATGATCTACGGACGTTGTCTACAAAAAGAAGAAACACATGAAGAATTCGACTACGTAGGGGTACCCTACCCGGAAGGTTACCTCAACCCTGAGAAAACCTTCGTCTTCAACCACTCCGCGATCGAAGAGGTCATCCACCTCGGTTTCGTAGACGAAGAAGAAGTGATCGCTCAAGAAATGTTCCAACGTCACCGCAAACTCATCATTGAAGTGGAAGCGTAA
- a CDS encoding arsenate reductase family protein, translating to MIEVIYHPTCSKSKKTREIFANTETVERNLEENMLSADEILDIARTLGLKVQDLLRPNSPVYQERHEELYAMDEQALAELIATEPTLVKRPIVKTGNELIVGLNEEKFAALTQTPRA from the coding sequence ATGATCGAAGTTATCTATCACCCGACCTGCAGCAAGAGCAAGAAAACTCGCGAGATTTTTGCGAATACGGAAACGGTGGAGCGCAACTTGGAAGAAAACATGCTCTCCGCCGACGAAATCCTCGACATCGCCCGCACTCTGGGGCTGAAAGTTCAGGACTTGCTCCGCCCGAACTCTCCGGTCTACCAAGAGCGCCATGAGGAACTCTACGCCATGGACGAGCAAGCCCTGGCAGAACTGATCGCGACAGAACCGACGCTGGTCAAACGTCCGATTGTGAAAACCGGCAACGAACTGATCGTCGGACTCAATGAGGAAAAATTTGCGGCATTGACCCAAACACCTCGCGCATAA